The Natranaerovirga pectinivora genome includes a window with the following:
- a CDS encoding PucR family transcriptional regulator — translation MISNQILQNTIDGLKSITKIDINVMDIEGKVLASTEENKEDYNSAVVSFVASQAESQLVQGYHFFKIFDDLQVEFVISVKGDGEEVYKVGKIASFQIQNLLVAYKERFDKDNFVKNLLLDNLLLVDIYNRSKKLHIETEVKRVVYIVETKLEKDNNVLETVRSIFPAKSKDFITAVDERNIILVKELKDNDGYEEIEKTAKVILDTLNSEVMSNVYIAFGTVVNDIKDVSRSYKEARMALEVGKIFYSDRYVIGYNNLGIGRLIYQLPIPLCKMFIKEIFDGKTPDQFDEETITTINKFFENSLNVSETSRQLYIHRNTLVYRLDKLQKTTGLDLRVFEDAITFKIALMVVKYMNHMDYMNY, via the coding sequence ATGATATCGAACCAAATACTACAAAACACAATAGATGGACTCAAATCAATAACAAAAATAGATATAAATGTAATGGACATAGAAGGAAAGGTATTAGCTTCTACTGAAGAGAATAAAGAGGATTATAATAGTGCAGTGGTCTCTTTTGTAGCATCCCAAGCAGAAAGTCAATTGGTCCAAGGTTATCATTTCTTTAAAATATTTGATGACTTGCAAGTAGAATTCGTTATTTCTGTAAAAGGGGATGGGGAAGAAGTATACAAAGTTGGGAAGATAGCTTCTTTTCAAATTCAGAACTTACTTGTAGCCTATAAAGAAAGATTTGATAAGGATAATTTTGTTAAAAATTTATTATTAGATAATTTATTATTGGTTGATATCTACAATCGCTCCAAAAAATTGCATATAGAAACAGAAGTAAAAAGAGTGGTTTATATTGTTGAGACAAAACTAGAAAAAGACAATAATGTGTTAGAAACGGTTCGTAGCATTTTTCCAGCAAAATCAAAAGATTTTATTACAGCAGTAGATGAAAGAAATATCATTTTAGTAAAAGAATTAAAAGATAATGATGGATACGAAGAAATAGAAAAAACTGCTAAAGTGATTTTAGATACTTTAAATAGCGAAGTAATGTCTAATGTGTATATTGCATTTGGTACAGTGGTTAATGATATTAAAGACGTTTCTAGATCCTATAAAGAAGCTAGAATGGCTTTAGAGGTAGGGAAGATTTTTTATAGTGATAGATATGTCATTGGATATAATAATTTAGGAATAGGAAGATTGATATATCAATTGCCAATACCACTTTGTAAAATGTTTATCAAAGAAATTTTTGATGGCAAGACACCGGATCAATTTGATGAAGAAACAATTACTACTATCAATAAATTTTTTGAGAACAGTTTAAATGTTTCAGAAACATCAAGACAGTTATACATCCATCGTAATACTTTAGTATATAGATTGGATAAACTACAAAAAACAACAGGGTTAGATTTAAGGGTCTTTGAAGATGCCATTACTTTTAAAATTGCATTAATGGTTGTAAAATATATGAATCATATGGATTATATGAATTATTAA
- the ftsE gene encoding cell division ATP-binding protein FtsE — MIQLDNVSKVYPNGTEALKNINIKIEKGEFVFIVGSSGSGKSTLVKLLLKETDPTEGRIFIKNYNLSILKRKNVPKLRRELGIVFQDFRLLKNMTVYENIEFALTVTEASRRKIRRQVPMVMSMVGLANKAKSYPYQLSGGEQQRTALARALVNNPPILLADEPTGNLDPKNSWEIMKLLDDINKRGTTIILVTHNKDIVNAMQKRVITLNNGRVISDIQKGGYDDEN, encoded by the coding sequence GTGATACAACTGGATAACGTTTCAAAAGTGTACCCAAATGGTACAGAAGCACTAAAAAATATAAACATCAAAATAGAAAAAGGAGAATTTGTTTTTATAGTAGGAAGTAGTGGTTCAGGCAAGTCTACTTTAGTAAAACTATTATTAAAAGAAACAGATCCAACTGAAGGAAGAATATTCATAAAAAATTATAATCTAAGTATCTTAAAAAGAAAAAATGTGCCTAAGCTTAGAAGAGAACTAGGAATTGTTTTTCAAGATTTTAGATTATTAAAGAATATGACAGTATATGAAAATATAGAGTTTGCTCTTACGGTAACAGAAGCATCTAGAAGAAAGATAAGAAGACAAGTTCCTATGGTTATGTCTATGGTCGGATTAGCTAACAAAGCCAAAAGTTATCCTTATCAATTATCAGGTGGGGAACAGCAAAGAACAGCTTTAGCGAGAGCCCTAGTGAATAATCCGCCAATTCTTTTAGCAGACGAACCTACAGGAAACCTTGACCCTAAGAACTCTTGGGAGATTATGAAATTATTAGATGATATAAACAAACGTGGGACAACAATCATATTGGTAACACATAATAAAGATATCGTAAATGCCATGCAAAAAAGAGTAATTACCCTTAATAATGGTAGAGTTATAAGTGATATCCAAAAGGGAGGCTATGATGATGAAAATTAG
- the ftsX gene encoding permease-like cell division protein FtsX yields the protein MMKISALGYSVKQSVKNMVKNRLLTVASISTIAACLFILGLFYTILTNFQYMVNHLEIGVTVFFRENITEEEIDFIESEIRLRPELKSIKYVSPDEAWEMFKEKLGDFPEVLLGFDDDNPLAHSASFEIYLDDVEKHNEFVRYVESIPGVRLVRRSDDVAEIIKGFNVLIAYVSIGIIIILLLVSVFLISNTVRIGVSMRKDEIKIMKLIGATDGFIRRPFIFEGIIIGLVGGAIPLGLIYLLYNNVIRYIEERFNILRDLLQFLEPSEIFNILVPVLLGIGIVIGIVGSRITLKKHLRV from the coding sequence ATGATGAAAATTAGTGCCCTTGGGTATAGCGTAAAACAAAGTGTAAAAAACATGGTTAAAAATCGTTTGTTAACTGTTGCATCAATAAGTACAATAGCCGCATGTTTATTTATTCTTGGACTCTTTTATACAATACTAACCAATTTTCAATATATGGTGAATCATTTAGAGATTGGCGTAACAGTTTTCTTTAGAGAAAACATAACAGAAGAAGAAATAGATTTTATTGAAAGTGAGATAAGGCTTAGACCGGAGTTAAAATCCATAAAATATGTCTCACCAGATGAAGCATGGGAAATGTTTAAAGAAAAACTTGGAGATTTTCCAGAAGTATTACTTGGTTTTGATGACGATAACCCATTAGCCCATTCTGCATCTTTTGAGATATATCTAGATGATGTTGAAAAGCATAATGAATTTGTAAGATACGTGGAATCTATACCAGGTGTAAGACTTGTAAGAAGGTCTGATGATGTAGCTGAAATAATTAAAGGATTTAATGTCCTTATTGCCTATGTGTCTATTGGTATTATAATAATACTCTTATTGGTCTCTGTATTTCTTATTAGTAATACAGTAAGAATAGGGGTAAGTATGAGAAAAGATGAAATAAAAATTATGAAGCTAATAGGTGCAACAGATGGATTCATTAGAAGACCATTTATTTTTGAAGGAATCATTATAGGATTAGTTGGGGGAGCAATACCACTAGGTTTAATATATTTATTGTATAACAATGTTATACGTTATATAGAAGAAAGGTTTAATATATTAAGGGACTTGTTACAGTTTCTAGAACCTAGTGAGATATTTAATATCTTAGTACCTGTTTTATTAGGTATTGGAATTGTTATTGGTATAGTTGGTAGTAGGATTACACTTAAAAAACATTTACGTGTATAA
- a CDS encoding murein hydrolase activator EnvC family protein has translation MIKSKRLLKIVLAIGMLTILSTSIFANQINDAKNQKNDLQERIEQTRQKIEALEENKANTKNYINTLDNEIVTLTKEIMSLEDQLTVKERMIENTLAELEEARQNERRQYELAKDRIRFMYEYGETSYIDLLLQSTSLTDFFNRVEYVGKIVEHDKSVMENLLFAKELIEEKEMQLENERNKLEHLRAENTLQKQTVERVMVMKTNELENVAQNIEKSIKALEEDEKSLKETEDLIKRLEAESRLVYAGGNMEWPVPGYGRISSQFGMRTHPIFKTQDFHNGIDIPAPTGTSVVAAAAGQVVEAGWNNSYGYYIIIDHGSGFMTLYAHHSQLLVQRGQTVKKWQTIAKIGSTGNSTGPHLHFSIRRNGEWINPLTMLNR, from the coding sequence ATGATTAAGTCTAAAAGATTACTTAAAATTGTACTAGCTATTGGTATGCTAACGATTTTATCAACAAGTATTTTTGCAAACCAAATAAATGATGCAAAAAACCAGAAAAACGATTTACAAGAGAGAATTGAACAAACGAGACAAAAAATAGAAGCATTAGAAGAGAACAAAGCGAATACTAAAAACTACATAAATACCCTTGATAATGAGATTGTAACTTTGACAAAAGAAATTATGAGTTTAGAAGACCAGCTTACTGTAAAAGAGAGAATGATAGAAAACACCCTAGCTGAATTAGAAGAAGCGAGACAAAATGAAAGAAGACAATATGAATTAGCTAAAGACAGAATAAGGTTTATGTATGAATATGGTGAAACATCATATATTGATTTATTATTACAATCAACAAGCTTAACGGATTTCTTTAATCGGGTAGAGTATGTTGGCAAAATAGTAGAGCATGATAAAAGTGTTATGGAAAACTTATTGTTTGCAAAAGAACTTATTGAAGAAAAAGAGATGCAATTAGAAAATGAAAGAAATAAACTTGAACATTTAAGAGCTGAAAATACCCTTCAAAAGCAAACAGTTGAACGTGTTATGGTTATGAAGACTAATGAATTGGAAAATGTGGCTCAAAATATTGAAAAAAGTATAAAAGCATTAGAAGAAGATGAAAAAAGCTTAAAAGAAACAGAGGATCTTATTAAAAGATTAGAAGCTGAAAGTAGATTGGTATATGCAGGTGGCAATATGGAATGGCCAGTACCTGGGTATGGGCGAATAAGTTCTCAGTTTGGAATGAGAACCCATCCAATTTTTAAAACTCAAGATTTTCATAATGGTATAGATATACCAGCACCAACGGGAACCTCTGTGGTTGCAGCAGCAGCAGGACAAGTTGTAGAAGCAGGATGGAATAATTCTTATGGGTATTATATTATAATAGACCATGGTAGTGGTTTTATGACACTATATGCACACCATTCTCAATTGCTTGTTCAAAGAGGACAGACCGTTAAAAAGTGGCAAACGATAGCTAAAATAGGTAGTACAGGTAATTCAACTGGACCTCATTTACATTTTAGTATAAGAAGAAATGGAGAATGGATTAATCCATTAACAATGTTAAATCGATAA